The following proteins are co-located in the Gigantopelta aegis isolate Gae_Host chromosome 5, Gae_host_genome, whole genome shotgun sequence genome:
- the LOC121373672 gene encoding uncharacterized protein LOC121373672, whose translation MTNLTNQCISLAPPGDDDLYLSTNNVTHGTVVSIACKKFGHRLVGPSPVKCLETGQWNDTAESVCKWTWELTTHEKVVLGTSIAAGAFIIVCIITILIAYCCCFRKRKTEEPKGFGSVYAEDRVKSPSNNYDPYGPPIVEGGPGIYPDAYYAYQEYPDKQYPTDVSDISGIDRPWLGYIPRPKVAEGRYYH comes from the exons ATGACTAACTTGACAAACC aatgtaTTTCACTAGCGCCTCCTGGCGACGACGACCTCTACCTCAGCACGAACAACGTCACGCACGGGACCGTCGTGTCGATCGCGTGTAAGAAGTTCGGACACCGACTGGTTGGTCCTAGCCCGGTCAAGTGTCTGGAGACTGGTCAGTGGAACGACACCGCAGAATCAGTCTGCAAAT GGACCTGGGAGTTGACGACGCACGAGAAAGTGGTGCTGGGCACGTCAATAGCCGCCGGCGCCTTCATCATCGTCTGCATCATCACCATCCTCATCGCCTACTGCTGCTGTTTcagaaaacgcaaaacagaggAACCCAA AGGATTTGGTTCCGTGTACGCAGAAGACAGAGTTAAGTCCCCTAGCAACAATTACGACCCCTACGGACCGCCGATAGTGGAAGGCGGACCTGGAATATACCCGGATGCTTATTACGCTTATCAAGA ATACCCTGACAAACAGTACCCCACGGACGTGTCCGATATCTCTGGTATTGATAGACCATG GCTTGGCTACATTCCACGACCGAAAGTAGCGGAAGGAAGATACTATCACTGA